A window of the Equus asinus isolate D_3611 breed Donkey chromosome 20, EquAss-T2T_v2, whole genome shotgun sequence genome harbors these coding sequences:
- the LOC139041101 gene encoding olfactory receptor 7D4-like, producing the protein MEAGNHTEISEFLLLGLSEDPELQPLLFALLLSMYLVTLLGNLLIILTIISDSHLHTPMYYFLSNLSFVDICFTSTTVPKMLVNIQAQRKDISYIGCLTQVYFFMIFALLDGFLLTVMAYDRFVAICHPLHYMVIMNPRLCGLLVLMCWFIIFWVSLFHILLLRRLTFCIGTKIPHFFCELAQVLKLACSDTLINNISMYVATALLGVFPLIGILFSYSQIVSSIMRISSAGGKYRAFSTCGSHLSAVCLYYRTGLGIYFSSALTHSSHRSSIASVMYTVVTPMLNPFIYSLRNKDVKGALGRLLSRAAPCL; encoded by the coding sequence ATGGAAGCAGGAAACCACACAGAAATATCAGAgttcctcctcctgggcctctCAGAGGATCCTGAACTGCAACCCCTTCTGTTTGCGTTGTTGCTGTCCATGTACCTGGTCACCTTGCTCGGGAACCTTCTTATCATCTTGACCATCATTTCTGACTCtcacctccacacccccatgtattaCTTCCTCTCCAACCTCTCCTTTGTCGACATCTGCTTCACTTCCACCACTGTCCCGAAGATGCTGGTGAACATTcaggcacagagaaaagacatCTCCTACATAGGCTGCCTCACACAGgtgtatttttttatgatttttgcttTACTGGATGGATTCCTCCTGACTGTAATGGCGTATGACAGATTTGTGGCCATCTGCCACCCCTTGCACTACATGGTCATCATGAACCCACGCCTCTGTGGCCTCCTGGTTCTGATGTGCTGGTTCATCATTTTCTGGGTCTCCCTGTTTCATATTCTACTGTTAAGGCGGCTGACCTTCTGTATAGGTACTAAAATTCCACACTTCTTCTGTGAACTGGCTCAGGTTCTCAAATTAGCCTGCTCTGACACCCTCATTAATAACATCAGCATGTATGTGGCTACTGCCCTACTGGGCGTGTTTCCCCTCATTGGAATCCTCTTCTCTTACTCTCAAATTGTCTCCTCTATAATGAGAATTTCCTCTGCAGGAGGAAAATATAGAGCATTTTCCACCTGTGGTTCTCACCTCTCTGCAGTCTGCTTGTACTACAGGACAGGCCTGGGCATCTACTTCAGCTCTGCTCTGACTCATTCTTCCCACAGAAGCTCGATCGCCTCAGTGATGTACACCGTGGtcacccccatgctgaaccccttcatctacagcctgaggaacaaggatgtgaagggGGCCCTGGGAAGGCTCCTCAGTCGAGCAGCCCCTTGTCTGTGA
- the LOC139041090 gene encoding actin-like protein 9, with translation MDANHSNPLEPQSSPEAPRPGLNPGSIPGSKNLQQDPPNMVGDKLPPKTGAVVIDMGTGTCKMGFAGQTRPIYTVATIVGCQPQKLTTTGQQVLETFIGEAARMRPELTLVQPVRNGILVDWNAAELIWRHVLEHDLRVATQDHPLLFSDPPFSPSTNREKLVEVVFESLRSPAMYVASQSVLSVYAHGQVSGLVVDTGHGVTYTVPVFQGYNLPHAAQRLDLAGTHLTAFLAEMLLGSGLPLGQQDRDTVENIKHRYCYVAADLLKEQARPEQEYQQTLKLPDGRTVTLGKELFQCPELLFSPPAIPGLSPVGVPTMTTQSLLKVPLEVQADVAQNVLLCGGSSLFQGFEGRFRAELLHSLPREAHVVVKAQPSRNFSVWIGGSILASLRAFQSCWVLREEYEEQGPHIVYRKCY, from the coding sequence ATGGATGCAAATCACTCCAACCCCTTGGAGCCCCAGTCTTCTCCAGAggcccccaggcctggcctgaACCCTGGCTCAATCCCAGGGAGCAAGAACCTGCAGCAGGACCCCCCCAACATGGTGGGAGACAAGTTGCCACCAAAGACTGGAGCAGTGGTCATCGACATGGGCACAGGCACCTGTAAGATGGGTTTCGCAGGGCAGACTCGGCCCATCTACACCGTGGCCACCATCGTGGGCTGCCAGCCCCAGAAGCTGACCACCACCGGGCAGCAAGTGCTGGAGACGTTCATCGGCGAGGCCGCCCGCATGCGCCCGGAGCTGACGCTGGTGCAGCCCGTTCGGAACGGCATCTTGGTGGACTGGAACGCGGCTGAGCTCATCTGGCGCCACGTACTTGAGCACGACCTCCGCGTGGCCACCCAGGACCACCCGCTGCTGTTCTCCGACCCGCCCTTCAGCCCCAGCACCAACCGTGAGAAGCTGGTCGAGGTGGTCTTCGAGTCTCTGCGCTCCCCCGCCATGTACGTGGCTTCCCAGTCGGTGCTGTCCGTCTATGCACACGGACAGGTCAGTGGGCTGGTGGTGGACACGGGCCACGGGGTCACCTACACAGTACCCGTCTTCCAGGGGTACAACCTGCCCCACGCCGCACAGCGCCTGGACCTGGCGGGAACCCACCTGACCGCCTTCCTGGCGGAGATGCTGCTGGGCTCCGGCTTGCCCCTCGGGCAGCAGGACCGGGACACGGTGGAGAACATTAAGCATCGCTACTGCTACGTGGCTGCCGACTTGCTCAAGGAGCAGGCCAGGCCAGAGCAGGAATACCAGCAGACCCTGAAGCTGCCTGATGGGCGGACGGTAACACTGGGCAAAGAGCTGTTCCAGTGCCCGGAGCTGCTGTTCAGCCCCCCCGCGATCCCAGGGCTGTCGCCTGTGGGGGTCCCTACCATGACCACACAGAGTCTTCTCAAGGTGCCCCTGGAGGTGCAGGCAGATGTGGCCCAGAACGTGCTGCTCTGCGGGGGCTCCTCACTCTTCCAGGGGTTCGAGGGCCGCTTCCGCGCTGAGCTGTTGCACAGTCTGCCCCGTGAGGCCCACGTGGTGGTGAAGGCCCAGCCCAGCAGGAACTTCTCGGTGTGGATCGGGGGCTCCATCCTGGCCTCATTGCGTGCCTTCCAGTCCTGCTGGGTCCTGCGGGAGGAGTACGAGGAGCAGGGGCCCCACATCGTGTACCGCAAATGCTACTGA